Proteins encoded within one genomic window of Candidatus Baltobacteraceae bacterium:
- a CDS encoding acyl-CoA carboxylase subunit beta → MRTHQEKYEELARKRALSESPSGAEGAERQHARGKRTARERVTALVDEGSFSEFDRFVVHRTNAFGLDEKEFLGDGVITGRATIDGRQVFLFSQDFTVLGGSLGEAFAEKICKVMDLAVRTGSPLIGINDSGGARIQEGVVSLGGYAEIFWRNVAASGVVPQISLIAGPCAGGAVYSPAITDFIIMTEKISQMFITGPEIIKTVTGEDVTFEELGGAMTHATKSGVAHLIASDEDDLVEQTRTLLSFLPQNNLEDPPRFACDDDPHRSVESLDDVVPDSPNKPYDMHDVVEAVVDNGDFFEIQPLFARNIICGFGRIAGRSIGIVANQPNVLAGVLDIDSSTKAARFVRFCDAFNIPLVTFVDVPGFLPGTDQEYGGIILHGAKLLYAFAEATVPKVTVITRKAYGGAYDVMSSKHIRADVNLAWPTAQIAVMGAEGAVKTIFRRELAAAKDPAAKMRELIDEYTERFNNPYVAAQRGYVDDVIEARHTRSAIATALDMLADKRVERPKRKHGNIPL, encoded by the coding sequence GTGAGAACTCATCAGGAAAAGTACGAAGAGCTCGCGCGCAAACGCGCCCTCTCGGAATCCCCGTCGGGCGCCGAGGGCGCGGAGCGGCAGCACGCGCGCGGGAAGCGCACGGCCCGCGAGCGCGTGACGGCACTCGTCGACGAAGGCTCGTTTAGCGAGTTCGATCGCTTCGTCGTTCACCGGACCAATGCGTTCGGACTCGACGAAAAGGAGTTCCTCGGCGACGGCGTGATCACCGGGCGCGCAACCATCGACGGCCGCCAAGTCTTCCTCTTTTCGCAAGATTTCACGGTCCTGGGCGGTTCTCTTGGCGAAGCGTTCGCCGAAAAGATTTGCAAGGTGATGGATCTTGCGGTCCGCACGGGATCCCCGCTGATCGGCATCAACGATTCGGGCGGCGCGCGCATTCAAGAAGGTGTCGTGTCGCTGGGCGGTTACGCGGAGATTTTTTGGCGCAACGTCGCGGCGTCGGGCGTCGTGCCGCAAATCAGTCTCATCGCGGGACCGTGTGCGGGCGGCGCGGTGTACTCGCCCGCGATCACCGACTTCATCATCATGACCGAAAAAATCTCCCAGATGTTCATCACGGGACCCGAGATCATCAAAACGGTCACCGGCGAAGACGTGACGTTCGAGGAACTCGGCGGAGCGATGACCCACGCGACCAAAAGCGGCGTCGCGCACCTCATCGCTTCCGACGAAGACGATCTGGTCGAACAAACGCGCACGCTGCTCTCGTTCCTGCCGCAGAATAATCTCGAAGATCCGCCGCGCTTTGCGTGTGACGACGATCCGCATCGCAGCGTCGAGTCGCTCGACGACGTGGTTCCCGATTCGCCTAATAAACCGTACGATATGCACGACGTCGTCGAAGCGGTCGTCGACAACGGCGACTTCTTCGAAATCCAGCCGCTCTTCGCGCGAAACATCATCTGCGGCTTCGGACGAATCGCCGGCCGATCCATCGGCATCGTTGCCAATCAGCCCAACGTGCTCGCCGGCGTGCTCGACATCGATTCGTCGACGAAAGCTGCGCGCTTCGTGCGTTTTTGCGACGCGTTCAACATCCCGCTGGTGACGTTCGTCGACGTGCCGGGCTTCTTGCCCGGAACCGATCAGGAATACGGCGGGATCATTCTACACGGCGCAAAGCTCCTCTACGCCTTCGCCGAAGCGACGGTGCCGAAGGTTACCGTAATCACGCGCAAGGCCTATGGCGGCGCGTACGACGTCATGTCGAGCAAGCATATCCGCGCCGACGTAAACCTGGCGTGGCCGACTGCGCAGATTGCGGTCATGGGCGCCGAAGGCGCCGTCAAGACGATCTTCCGCCGCGAGCTCGCCGCCGCAAAAGACCCGGCCGCCAAGATGCGCGAGCTCATCGACGAGTACACCGAGCGTTTCAACAATCCGTACGTCGCCGCCCAGCGCGGTTACGTCGATGACGTGATCGAGGCGCGGCACACGCGCAGCGCCATTGCTACAGCGCTCGACATGCTGGCCGACAAACGCGTCGAGCGTCCAAAGAGAAAGCACGGCAACATCCCGTTGTGA
- a CDS encoding PaaI family thioesterase — protein sequence MRERTFGWTDPRELAQSALGEEGLHWLRRMKDGDIPPPPAAQLLGMEIEEIDRGRVAFSMRAEEWMCTPQAVVHGGMAATLLDTVLALAVASKLPKGKTCQTVQLNVNFLRPLLPTGEKVVAEATAIHVGTTIGTSEGRIVDARGKTIAHATATLAILGTEKLDRAALPDA from the coding sequence ATGCGGGAACGGACGTTTGGCTGGACCGATCCGCGCGAGCTCGCGCAAAGCGCGCTAGGCGAGGAAGGTTTGCATTGGCTGCGGCGGATGAAAGACGGCGATATTCCGCCGCCGCCCGCCGCGCAGCTGCTGGGAATGGAGATCGAAGAGATCGATCGCGGCCGCGTTGCGTTTTCGATGCGTGCCGAGGAGTGGATGTGTACGCCGCAAGCGGTCGTGCACGGCGGCATGGCGGCGACGTTGCTCGACACGGTCTTGGCGCTTGCGGTCGCATCGAAGCTGCCGAAGGGCAAGACGTGTCAAACCGTGCAGCTCAACGTCAACTTCTTGCGGCCGCTCTTACCGACCGGAGAGAAAGTCGTCGCCGAAGCGACGGCCATTCACGTGGGAACGACGATCGGAACGTCCGAAGGCCGAATCGTGGACGCGCGTGGAAAAACGATCGCGCACGCGACCGCGACCTTAGCTATCTTGGGTACCGAGAAACTGGATCGCGCCGCGCTACCAGATGCCTAG
- a CDS encoding iron-sulfur cluster assembly protein has protein sequence MPTVEQIRESLTEVKDPELNLGILELGLVYDISVEGESGEHVIVTMTLTSPMCPVGPMFKKSVEDHVRAVDGVQSANVEITFTPPWDPKTMASDDVKAMLGIW, from the coding sequence ATGCCCACGGTCGAACAAATCCGCGAGTCCTTAACCGAGGTGAAAGATCCCGAGCTCAATCTCGGCATCTTGGAGCTCGGTCTAGTGTACGACATCTCGGTCGAGGGAGAGAGCGGCGAGCACGTCATCGTCACGATGACCTTGACTTCTCCAATGTGCCCGGTCGGACCGATGTTCAAAAAATCCGTCGAGGATCACGTCCGCGCGGTCGACGGCGTGCAAAGCGCCAACGTGGAGATCACGTTCACGCCGCCCTGGGACCCGAAAACGATGGCGTCCGACGACGTCAAAGCCATGCTAGGCATCTGGTAG
- a CDS encoding ATP-dependent Clp protease ATP-binding subunit: MSMWEPFTERARRSIVLAQEEAQRLGNNYIGTEHILLGIISEGESLAAKVLESLGVNLAKVRQEVEAIVGRGGQTVQQEMVFTPRAKRVIELAFEEARQLNHNYIGTEHLLLGLIREGEGVAARVLTNLGVDPAKVRVQTTSLLGAEGQPPAPKGKSKTPTLDAYGRDLTTLAREGKLDPVIGRNNEIERVIQILSRRTKNNPALIGEPGVGKTAIAEGLAQRVIKGDIPEPLREKRVITLDLAGLVAGTKYRGEFEERMKRVMDEIRGAAGEIILFIDELHTLVGAGAAEGAIDASNIIKPALARGELQCIGATTLNEFRKHIEKDSALERRFQPVMVGEPTVEETIEILKGLRDRYEAHHKVQITDEALSAAARLSDRYITDRFLPDKAVDLIDEASSRVRLQATLPPPEIRDIDGQLRKVISEKESVVKNQEFDKAASVRDKEEKLRLEKGRLEQEWQEKKRQADHILKVNAENIAEIVSAWTKIPVSRLAQAETEKLLKMKDLLHERVVGQDEAISVITRAIRRSRAGLKNPSRPIGSFIFLGPTGVGKTEVARSVAAFLFDDEESMIRIDMSEYMEKYSVSRLVGAPPGYVGYEEGGQLTEAVRRRPYSVVLLDEIEKAHPDVFNLLLQMLDDGRLTDSQGRQVDFKNCVIIMTSNVGAVGMSTSSDIGFRPQRQAGDDDTKAYERMKNKVLEEVKSTFRPEFLNRVDEIVVFHQLSREEIEQIVTLELDKVVREVQAQEMELKVTEDGKQLLAKKGWDPQFGARPLRRAIQRMVEDELAEEMLKGKFGSGDHILGDVDPDDPEKMKYSKIPSVDPPSATPPEPAVT; encoded by the coding sequence ATGTCAATGTGGGAGCCCTTCACCGAGCGAGCGCGGCGCAGCATCGTTCTCGCTCAAGAAGAAGCCCAACGCCTCGGAAACAACTACATCGGTACCGAGCACATTCTCCTCGGCATCATCTCCGAGGGCGAGAGCTTGGCCGCCAAAGTGCTCGAGTCGCTCGGCGTCAACTTAGCGAAGGTACGTCAGGAAGTCGAAGCGATCGTCGGGCGGGGCGGACAGACCGTTCAGCAAGAGATGGTCTTCACGCCGCGCGCCAAGCGCGTCATCGAGCTCGCGTTCGAAGAGGCGCGTCAGCTCAACCATAATTATATCGGTACCGAACATCTCTTGCTCGGCCTCATCCGTGAGGGTGAAGGCGTTGCCGCGCGCGTCCTGACCAACCTAGGGGTCGATCCCGCCAAGGTTCGCGTTCAGACGACGTCGCTGTTGGGTGCCGAAGGCCAACCGCCCGCGCCTAAGGGCAAGAGCAAGACGCCGACGCTCGATGCGTACGGCCGCGACCTCACCACGCTCGCTCGCGAAGGCAAGCTCGATCCGGTCATCGGACGCAATAACGAAATCGAGCGCGTCATCCAAATTCTGTCGCGCCGCACCAAAAACAATCCGGCGCTCATCGGCGAGCCCGGCGTCGGTAAGACCGCCATCGCCGAAGGCTTGGCGCAGCGCGTCATCAAGGGCGACATTCCCGAGCCGCTGCGCGAGAAGCGCGTCATCACCCTCGACCTGGCCGGTTTGGTTGCCGGTACGAAGTATCGCGGCGAGTTCGAAGAGCGCATGAAGCGCGTGATGGACGAGATCCGCGGCGCCGCCGGCGAGATCATTCTGTTCATCGACGAGCTGCACACGCTCGTCGGCGCGGGCGCCGCCGAAGGTGCGATCGACGCCAGCAACATCATCAAGCCGGCGCTAGCTCGCGGCGAGCTGCAGTGCATCGGCGCGACGACGCTCAACGAGTTCCGCAAGCACATCGAAAAGGACTCGGCGCTCGAGCGGCGTTTCCAGCCGGTCATGGTCGGCGAACCGACCGTCGAAGAGACGATCGAGATTCTCAAAGGCTTGCGCGACCGCTATGAAGCCCACCACAAGGTGCAAATCACCGATGAGGCTCTCTCCGCGGCGGCTCGCTTGAGCGACCGGTACATTACCGACCGCTTCCTTCCCGATAAAGCGGTCGACCTTATCGACGAAGCGAGTTCGCGCGTGCGCCTGCAAGCGACGTTGCCGCCGCCCGAGATCCGCGATATCGACGGACAGCTGCGCAAGGTGATCTCTGAAAAAGAGTCGGTCGTTAAAAACCAAGAGTTCGATAAGGCCGCGTCGGTGCGCGACAAAGAAGAGAAGCTGCGTCTCGAAAAAGGCCGTCTCGAGCAAGAGTGGCAAGAGAAGAAGCGCCAAGCCGATCACATCTTAAAGGTCAACGCCGAGAACATTGCCGAGATCGTATCGGCGTGGACGAAGATCCCGGTGAGCCGGCTCGCGCAGGCCGAAACCGAAAAGCTTCTCAAGATGAAGGATCTGCTGCACGAGCGCGTCGTCGGACAAGACGAAGCCATCTCGGTCATCACGCGCGCTATCCGCCGCTCGCGGGCAGGGTTAAAGAATCCCAGTCGCCCGATCGGCTCGTTCATCTTCCTCGGTCCGACCGGCGTCGGCAAGACCGAAGTCGCGCGCAGCGTGGCGGCGTTTTTGTTCGACGACGAAGAGTCGATGATCCGCATCGACATGTCGGAGTACATGGAGAAGTACTCGGTGAGCCGCCTGGTCGGCGCGCCGCCCGGATACGTCGGTTACGAAGAAGGCGGCCAGCTCACCGAAGCGGTTCGCCGCCGTCCGTACTCCGTCGTGCTGCTCGATGAAATCGAGAAGGCGCATCCGGACGTCTTCAACCTGCTGCTGCAGATGCTCGACGACGGACGTCTCACGGATTCTCAGGGCCGCCAGGTCGACTTCAAGAACTGCGTCATCATCATGACGAGCAACGTTGGTGCCGTCGGCATGTCGACGAGCAGCGACATTGGTTTCCGCCCGCAGCGCCAGGCCGGTGACGACGATACCAAAGCCTACGAGCGCATGAAGAACAAAGTGCTGGAGGAGGTCAAGTCCACATTCCGGCCCGAGTTCCTCAATCGCGTCGACGAGATCGTCGTCTTCCATCAGCTCAGCCGCGAGGAAATCGAACAAATCGTCACGCTCGAGCTCGACAAAGTCGTACGCGAAGTGCAGGCGCAGGAGATGGAGCTCAAAGTCACCGAGGACGGCAAACAGCTGCTCGCCAAGAAGGGCTGGGATCCGCAGTTCGGTGCGCGTCCGCTGCGCCGAGCGATTCAGCGGATGGTCGAGGACGAGCTCGCCGAGGAGATGCTCAAAGGCAAGTTTGGCTCGGGCGATCACATCTTGGGCGACGTCGATCCGGACGATCCGGAGAAGATGAAGTACTCGAAGATTCCGTCGGTCGATCCGCCGTCGGCAACCCCGCCGGAACCGGCAGTAACCTAA
- a CDS encoding MaoC/PaaZ C-terminal domain-containing protein — MGRYLNDFAVGDAFESAGYTVSEEEALDFARSFDPQPFHLYAGEAARSFFHELVISGWHTAAITMRLVVDSGVLRETGVIGTGIDELRWLAPVKPGDTLCVRGEVIGAAPWPGSDTRGTLRVRLQTVNQAGVVVMSQIANLILPVRPVPA; from the coding sequence ATGGGCCGCTATCTCAACGACTTTGCCGTCGGCGACGCCTTCGAAAGCGCCGGGTACACCGTCAGCGAGGAAGAGGCGCTGGACTTTGCCCGATCCTTCGATCCGCAGCCATTCCATCTGTACGCCGGCGAGGCGGCCCGGAGCTTCTTTCACGAGCTGGTCATCAGCGGGTGGCACACGGCCGCCATCACGATGCGCCTGGTCGTCGACAGCGGCGTCCTGCGGGAGACCGGGGTGATCGGTACGGGAATCGACGAGTTGCGGTGGCTGGCGCCGGTCAAGCCGGGCGACACCCTGTGCGTTCGCGGCGAGGTGATTGGAGCCGCGCCCTGGCCGGGAAGCGATACGCGCGGGACCTTGCGGGTCAGACTCCAAACCGTCAATCAGGCCGGGGTCGTGGTGATGTCGCAGATTGCGAACCTGATTCTGCCGGTTCGGCCGGTCCCGGCCTAG
- the mtnC gene encoding acireductone synthase, producing MGRAVHRRDDRATLSETGESLRLSAHAALLDIEGTVGSIAFVRDVLFPFSRARMDGFVRARTEDPAVRAVLDQAAREAAVDVHDLDAIVRALQDWNDRDVKATPLKELQGMIWKDGFESGEIRAPLYDDAVDAMRRYRAGGVRLFIYSSGSIAAQQLLFGHAVAGDLRPLFEGYFDTTTGPKRESASYRRIAQTIGVAAKDVVFFSDHAPELDAARGAGMQTVQLARPEDGVNPEGTHPATHTFAGIELEPVKV from the coding sequence ATGGGTCGCGCAGTTCACCGGCGAGACGATCGCGCAACGCTTTCCGAAACTGGAGAGTCTCTGAGACTCTCCGCGCACGCGGCGCTGCTCGATATCGAAGGCACCGTCGGCTCGATCGCGTTCGTTCGCGACGTCCTCTTCCCGTTTTCGCGAGCGCGCATGGACGGCTTCGTGCGCGCGCGCACGGAGGACCCAGCCGTGCGCGCGGTGCTCGATCAAGCCGCGCGTGAAGCGGCCGTCGACGTTCACGATCTCGACGCGATCGTGCGCGCGCTGCAAGACTGGAACGACCGCGACGTCAAGGCGACGCCGCTCAAAGAGCTGCAGGGCATGATTTGGAAAGACGGCTTCGAATCGGGCGAGATTCGCGCGCCGCTCTACGACGATGCCGTCGATGCGATGCGGCGCTACCGCGCCGGCGGCGTGCGGCTCTTCATCTATTCGTCGGGATCGATTGCGGCGCAGCAACTGCTCTTCGGCCATGCCGTTGCCGGCGATTTACGTCCGTTGTTCGAGGGCTACTTCGACACGACGACCGGCCCCAAACGCGAGTCGGCCTCCTATCGCCGGATCGCACAAACCATCGGCGTCGCTGCGAAGGACGTCGTCTTCTTCTCGGATCACGCGCCCGAGCTCGACGCCGCCCGCGGAGCCGGAATGCAGACGGTGCAGTTGGCGCGCCCTGAGGACGGGGTCAACCCCGAAGGCACCCACCCGGCGACCCACACGTTCGCCGGAATAGAACTCGAGCCGGTGAAGGTCTAG
- a CDS encoding methylthioribulose 1-phosphate dehydratase: MFQVHADAGTVSELIALGRFAAERGWVPATSGNFSRRLDARHIAVTRSGRDKGALTEADFAVVALDEPLPPGVSAETPLHVARYRRDQAIGAVVHVHSLAATVASRADEAKGAVVLEGFEMHKALDGFTTHESTLRIPIFPNAQDTVELARRIESSLGDAPVPGYLLAGHGIYAWGATVADARRHVEAFDYLLRCSLEERRMKQ; encoded by the coding sequence GTGTTTCAGGTTCACGCCGACGCCGGTACCGTCTCCGAGCTGATCGCCCTCGGCCGCTTCGCCGCCGAGCGCGGCTGGGTGCCTGCCACGAGCGGCAACTTCTCGCGCCGCCTCGACGCGCGCCACATCGCCGTAACCCGCTCCGGGCGCGACAAAGGCGCGCTTACCGAGGCCGACTTTGCCGTAGTGGCGCTCGACGAGCCGCTGCCGCCGGGTGTCTCGGCCGAGACCCCGCTGCACGTTGCGCGATACCGCCGCGACCAGGCGATCGGTGCGGTCGTTCACGTGCACTCGCTGGCCGCAACGGTCGCATCGCGCGCCGACGAAGCCAAGGGGGCCGTCGTGCTCGAAGGTTTCGAGATGCACAAGGCGCTCGACGGGTTCACGACGCACGAAAGTACGCTGCGCATTCCGATTTTTCCCAACGCGCAAGATACCGTCGAACTCGCGCGCCGCATCGAGAGCTCGCTCGGTGACGCACCCGTTCCGGGGTATCTCCTTGCCGGGCACGGGATCTATGCCTGGGGCGCGACAGTCGCCGACGCACGGCGTCACGTCGAAGCATTCGATTATTTACTACGCTGTTCGCTCGAAGAACGGAGGATGAAGCAATGA
- a CDS encoding WYL domain-containing protein, with the protein MKPSRRRGVEADKMVLAMTVPAGSASEPKIVLLVRLLNAIDEGAHSFEDLKDRIAENGKRPSTRSLRRYLAILSEAGFPWYFDRATNAYRFAGGYSLKRLDLSNGELFGLVALRSLGASIGGAIGASIDDVTEKLVGTAGRTAQARVDAPPQVAFRFAEVGLDRSGERAFSLLSSAERASRTVAFSYLDKDSNPSARTVDPYGFIIHAGRVYCVGYDHVRKDMRTFAVDSITDPVVLAKTFVKPSDFDVERYAGGSISGVLHTGETTEVAVRFAARVAKAAIAARVVSERQVERGIDGSVEIAYRVADVDELVRWILGWGAQAEILSPPAARARIAGLAKEISGKY; encoded by the coding sequence GTGAAACCTTCGCGCCGCCGGGGCGTAGAAGCGGATAAGATGGTTCTTGCGATGACCGTGCCGGCGGGGAGCGCGAGCGAACCGAAGATCGTCTTGCTGGTGCGCCTGCTCAATGCGATCGACGAGGGCGCGCACTCGTTCGAGGATCTCAAGGACCGCATCGCCGAGAACGGCAAGCGCCCGAGCACGCGCAGCCTGCGACGGTATCTGGCCATTCTCTCCGAAGCCGGTTTCCCGTGGTATTTCGATCGCGCCACCAACGCTTACCGGTTTGCGGGCGGATACAGCCTCAAGCGTTTGGATCTCTCCAACGGCGAGCTGTTCGGACTGGTCGCGCTGCGTTCGCTGGGCGCGAGTATCGGCGGCGCGATCGGCGCGTCGATCGACGATGTCACTGAAAAGCTCGTCGGCACGGCCGGCCGTACGGCGCAAGCGCGCGTGGACGCGCCGCCGCAGGTGGCGTTTCGGTTTGCGGAAGTTGGACTCGATCGTTCGGGCGAGCGCGCCTTCTCGCTGCTCTCGTCGGCCGAGCGCGCGTCGCGAACCGTGGCGTTCTCGTACCTCGACAAAGACAGCAATCCCAGCGCGCGGACGGTGGATCCGTACGGCTTCATCATTCACGCCGGCCGCGTGTACTGCGTCGGCTACGACCACGTGCGCAAAGACATGCGGACGTTTGCCGTCGATAGCATCACCGATCCGGTGGTCCTCGCGAAGACGTTCGTCAAGCCGTCCGACTTCGACGTCGAGCGATACGCGGGCGGATCGATCAGCGGAGTTTTGCACACCGGCGAGACGACCGAGGTGGCGGTGCGTTTTGCCGCTCGCGTCGCGAAGGCCGCCATTGCGGCGCGCGTCGTCAGCGAGCGTCAAGTGGAGCGCGGAATCGACGGTTCGGTCGAGATCGCCTATCGCGTTGCCGACGTCGACGAGCTGGTGCGATGGATATTGGGCTGGGGCGCGCAAGCCGAAATACTGTCGCCGCCCGCAGCGCGCGCGCGCATCGCTGGGCTTGCCAAAGAAATTTCGGGGAAGTACTAA
- the hutH gene encoding histidine ammonia-lyase — protein sequence MTASAVELDGRHLTLEAVEAVADGSPVHISDAAQTRVERAREFVDERFASGEAIYGVTTGFGRLANVPVDPKDAALLQLNLVRSHASGTGAPLEERYVRAAGVLRANSLSAGHSGIRPATLNLILELLNRRVTPVVPCQGSVGASGDLAPLAHMTLTLIGEGEALFEGERLPSAVALERAGLQPVKLAAKEGLALINGTQVMTAIAALGILRAERLAAAADVIAAMSLEAFLGSERVFDPRLNALRPHPGQSRVGENLRALLADSEIVQSHAECGRVQDPYSFRCIPVVHGAVRDSIAHARRVAEIEANSVTDNPLVFPEDGVFLSGGNFHGEPIALAIDFLKFAISELASIGERRLYLLLNAEDRGLPLFLTGRSGLQSGLMIVQYAAAATVNDNKGLAWPSSVDSIPTSAGQEDHVSMGMTSANNLVRVLDNVEGALACELLGAITATDFRRPLRSGRGTQAAYDLAREHIAAWTEDRAPAPDIVKARELIRGGHLAGVAQSAAGVTL from the coding sequence ATGACGGCTTCCGCGGTCGAACTCGACGGCCGCCATCTGACGCTCGAAGCGGTCGAGGCCGTCGCTGACGGCTCACCGGTCCACATCTCCGACGCCGCGCAAACGCGGGTCGAACGCGCGCGCGAGTTCGTCGACGAGCGCTTTGCGTCTGGGGAAGCGATCTACGGCGTGACCACCGGGTTCGGACGCCTGGCCAACGTTCCGGTCGATCCCAAAGATGCCGCGCTCTTGCAGCTCAACCTGGTGCGCAGCCACGCGTCGGGCACCGGAGCGCCGCTCGAAGAACGCTACGTCCGCGCAGCCGGCGTCTTACGAGCCAACTCGCTGTCGGCCGGACATTCCGGCATCCGGCCCGCGACGCTCAACTTGATTCTCGAACTGCTCAACCGGCGCGTTACGCCGGTCGTCCCGTGCCAGGGATCGGTCGGCGCCAGCGGCGATCTCGCGCCGCTCGCGCACATGACCTTGACGCTCATCGGCGAGGGTGAAGCGCTGTTCGAGGGCGAGCGCCTACCGAGTGCGGTCGCGCTGGAGCGCGCGGGATTGCAACCCGTGAAGCTCGCCGCCAAGGAAGGGCTTGCGCTCATCAACGGCACGCAGGTCATGACTGCAATCGCGGCGTTGGGTATTTTGCGCGCCGAGCGACTTGCCGCCGCCGCCGACGTCATCGCCGCCATGTCGCTGGAAGCGTTTCTCGGGTCGGAACGCGTCTTCGACCCGCGCTTGAATGCGCTGCGTCCGCATCCCGGCCAGTCGCGCGTCGGCGAGAATCTGCGCGCCCTGCTGGCCGATTCGGAGATCGTGCAATCGCACGCCGAGTGCGGCCGCGTGCAAGATCCGTATTCGTTCCGGTGTATTCCGGTCGTGCACGGGGCGGTGCGCGATTCAATCGCGCACGCCCGGCGCGTTGCCGAGATCGAAGCGAACTCGGTCACCGACAATCCGCTCGTCTTTCCCGAAGACGGCGTCTTTCTCTCGGGCGGCAACTTCCACGGCGAACCGATTGCACTCGCCATCGATTTCTTGAAGTTCGCGATCTCGGAGCTGGCCTCCATCGGCGAGCGCCGGCTGTACCTGTTGCTCAATGCCGAAGATCGCGGATTGCCGCTCTTCTTGACGGGGCGCTCGGGCTTGCAATCGGGCCTCATGATCGTGCAGTACGCGGCCGCAGCGACCGTCAACGACAACAAGGGTTTGGCGTGGCCGTCCAGCGTGGACTCGATCCCGACCTCGGCCGGACAAGAAGATCACGTCAGCATGGGCATGACGTCGGCCAATAACCTCGTGCGCGTCCTCGACAACGTCGAAGGGGCCCTTGCATGCGAGCTGCTCGGCGCGATTACCGCTACTGATTTTAGGCGGCCGCTGCGGTCCGGACGCGGCACGCAAGCGGCGTACGATCTCGCGCGCGAGCACATTGCCGCGTGGACGGAAGATCGCGCGCCGGCACCCGACATTGTGAAAGCGCGCGAGCTCATACGCGGCGGCCACCTTGCCGGCGTCGCGCAGAGCGCAGCCGGCGTTACGCTGTAG
- a CDS encoding class I SAM-dependent methyltransferase: MNDVNAAEFRKRVLDNWTSDPTVAAWRRWHAKIAIQQREITEALIGAARITQGQRVLDIATGSGEPALTIAHRVAPTGGVVGTDVSEGMLVVARDFARRDGIENVEFVYADAESLPFEDGSFDAVTARMGVMFFIDVARSLSEARRVLRPGGRAAFSAWGSWVDSSMFHAFLEPFARRASPPDPPLGAPHPQRFAIEGSLSHALRAAGFNEVTEKTHVFSAPWSGPPEEHWNAFCDLISPAYVDDMPEPDKPHATAEVMETLRSLYDGTAVQTRAAVVIASATA, translated from the coding sequence ATGAACGACGTCAACGCGGCCGAATTTCGCAAACGCGTTCTCGATAACTGGACGTCGGACCCAACAGTCGCCGCGTGGCGGCGCTGGCACGCCAAGATCGCCATTCAGCAGCGCGAAATAACTGAAGCACTGATCGGCGCCGCTCGAATCACGCAAGGGCAGCGCGTGCTCGATATCGCAACGGGCAGCGGCGAGCCTGCGCTGACGATCGCGCACCGCGTCGCTCCCACGGGCGGCGTCGTCGGAACCGACGTCAGCGAGGGGATGCTCGTCGTAGCGCGCGACTTCGCCCGCCGCGACGGAATCGAGAACGTCGAATTCGTCTACGCCGACGCGGAAAGCTTGCCGTTCGAAGACGGTTCTTTTGACGCCGTGACGGCACGCATGGGTGTCATGTTCTTCATCGACGTCGCCCGGTCGCTCAGTGAAGCGCGGCGCGTATTACGCCCGGGCGGAAGGGCGGCATTCTCCGCGTGGGGATCGTGGGTTGACTCGTCGATGTTCCACGCGTTTCTGGAGCCGTTTGCCCGCCGTGCGTCGCCTCCCGATCCGCCGCTCGGCGCACCCCATCCACAGCGGTTCGCGATCGAAGGATCGCTTTCACACGCGCTGCGCGCAGCCGGCTTTAACGAAGTCACTGAGAAGACCCATGTCTTTTCGGCGCCATGGTCGGGCCCGCCGGAAGAACACTGGAACGCTTTTTGCGACCTCATCTCACCGGCGTACGTGGACGACATGCCCGAACCGGACAAACCCCACGCGACGGCCGAGGTGATGGAAACGCTGCGCTCGCTCTACGACGGCACCGCAGTGCAAACGCGCGCCGCCGTGGTTATCGCGTCGGCTACAGCGTAA